In the genome of Stigmatopora nigra isolate UIUO_SnigA chromosome 7, RoL_Snig_1.1, whole genome shotgun sequence, the window tttggCGAGGAATTTGTGAACACATGGAAACacgggatggatggatgggacgGTGGATGGGTGGACGGAAGCTTTGGCTGGACGTGGCCCCGTGGATTGATTCcagctttagttttttttagtttttagggtttttttgttttgtttttggggctGGGCAATTATGGGTAATGGGAATCACGATCAATTGCgattaattgcaaaaaaaatgcgaaAGTTGTGAGCAAAATTGTCAAGTTTGTGAGATTTTGCAGATCTGATACGTCTCAaattaatgttgaaaaataacGTACATAAGAATCGCaatcataaaaaatgatttcaataaAGCAACcaacattttttgttcaaaacagAATTACTAAACCAAAaattttaactgtatttttcaTGAATAAATTCAAGTATAGCAAATAATGTGGACAAATTGGGCAATTtttgatgggatttttttggacaatttgttTGTCttgcaaataaatatattcaaaaaaatcattttttggttgttcacatttaaatgtttttaaattttagtttcCATACTTAGTTTGTATGTTCACTTGCCCAGCCAtaattttttgatgattattaattctattattttttttagatttttgggaCATGATGAATGGATGAAGACAAACAGACGAacggacaaacagacagacacccTGAAGGTAGGAAATCTTTGGTTACGGATATCTTCTCACACATTTGAGGTAGATGGTCGCGTCTTCATGTACACAAAAGGAAATGGGGGACATATTTGGGGGCGGGGTTACAAGGGGGCGGGGACACTCAAATGGAGTCAGCGTCTCAGTTCCACAATTCGACAATAACACCGGCTTATCAATATGATAAGAGTGAACAAATGGAAATTTATGACATTATCCAGTGGGATTGAACAGTTCGTGGCCCGTGGGTTCGATCCTgactttgtgtgggttttccccgggtactccactttcctcccacatccccaaaacatgcatgctaagctaatcgtaagctaaattgtccctagttaagagtttttttttggttgattggttgtccttttgtCTCatcgtgccttgtgattggctggccacctgttcaggctccagcaccccctgcgaaccttgcGAGGATTCGTCCTTCTGCTATAACATACTTGCAGCAATTTTCAATCTTTGGTTATTTTGCTCCTcactattaatatttttatttattattatttttctttagctTTTTTCCACCTGTTTTAACCCTGAAAGTAGTTTTCACTTGCGACCTCCGGCCACCGGGCGGCGATGAGAAAAATTCTTATCAAGTTGCTTGAAAAGGCTctaggccccgccccctttggcTTTGAATTGTAATACATTAAACTTTGATCAAGAAATACCTGCAGACGAGGACTACTCGAGATATGGATGACCCTCGAaattgccccgcccccttctcaTCTTTAAAAGCCCGGTGGTCCGCAGGGACGCAATCTTTGGTATTTTTAGCTAAGCTAACAAAACCGGACTAGTAAACTAGTCGTCCGGACcgtatgtacatgtactttaTCATATTTTTGTGGGAGGGACTTTTGGATGACTTCCTGTGCTGTTTTTGGGACATtcccgggtcacttcctgtacgtTTTGGGTCACTAGCTGTCATTTTTGGGAAGTTTTGATCAAGTTAATGACCAATAATGATGAAGCTAACGATGACTGTTGTGGGAGTAAATATTGGTTTGTCGCATTTTGATGACATCACTCTATGCTGGTTATTTTGGTTTATTATTCATGATGGAAATGTGGCATTTGAATATGAAATTTGATTGAAATGGCATTGATAGTCagttattgatttgtttttttgcatcgcagatgtttttgaatttgattttggaCTATTGTTGATATTTTAATTCACGACAGAACCATGAAAGTACCTTTTAATGCCCCCTGCTAAAATGTAATCAGGGCAGCCATCTTGGTAAGGGCGACATTACTACAAAAGTCAATGAATTGAAGCTAAAATACGTCAAAACTAGCCTATTTCTTTggttgaaattgatttttttaagttattgaGAAACACTTCCAATTAGCGACTCGGCGTCGAATCCTTGGCGAACCGCGACCcaacacatttttgtatttgtgtccGTTAAATTGGGAAAAACCCAAGTTTGAAATGCTCAAAAACCAGGAAGTGATGACCTCAAACGTAAATATTTGCGgtcaattttcccattttttttggaaggaacTGAGACGACATTAGCTTTTGGACAAAGACAGGAGTGAGGCGAATcagggggggcggggcttcacAAGCATGCAGGACCCCCGGGGACACGAGCATGTGACCTTGAAGACCCCCCCGCTAGCCGCTGTTATCGTCACCGTCAATATCAATATTAATTACTCGTATCACGACATTCAAATAAGCTTTGGCCCAAGGAATAGGAGGGGCGTGGTCACGGGGCAGGGGCGTGGTCACAGGGAGGGGCTTCTAGGGGCGGGTGGCGGGGTCAGGCCGTACATTCAAGGGAGGCAAAAGTTCATCTTTGGTATTACGATGGGATTTCTACAGCTAAAAGTGCCCATCGGATAAAAACACAGACATCGTAAATAAACACATACGTGTACATGGTACAGTCCAGGTTAATAAAtaggtcaataaataaataaaataaggggCGGGGACTATAAATAGAGCGGATGGCGTCGGTTTGGCGACACCATCGGCGTGTGCTTGACGTCTGTACAAAAAAATTCGGGAAACAATAACGTTCCTTTGgcgttaaaaataaaaaaaatgtgtggaaaAACAGCCAGGGGGCGCCATCATCGACGATAGACGTTgaattctcccaaaaaatggCCGTCAAAACTGGTAAAATGAGTCCATCCGGACGTTTGTGATCGTCAGTGGCGCCGAGAGAGTGATTGACAAAGTGGGAGGAGCTAACGGGGCTAGCCGTCGCCACGGAAACACACGCCGGGAACGGACTCGTCGTCTTCCTCGCTCGCCGTGATTCTCGAGGGAAGGCGCGAGTCGGGAAAGAAAATGGGGGGAGCGAACGGCGGCTCCTGATTGGCCGGGGCGTGTATGCTTGGTCCCGATGGGTGGAGCCATCTAATCTAGTAGAAGTTGACAAGATGGTGGCATGGGAAGGGATAGACGGCGGTACCTTGAATtacggaaaaaaatgctaaatttccgagctattttcaggactataaggcgcacccccaatgaatgacattttaattttttgttccatatataaggcgcaatggattataaggcgccctgtctattttggagaaaatttaagacttttaaatgcgctaTTTTGATGGCTATCTTACCTCCACTATTATGCATCAGAAATTTGTCCGTTTTTTAGGTGAAATTTTCGCCGCTTTGCTAGATGTTGTCTGCCCCTTTAAGGGGGCGTGGCTTAATCAGTCACATGGGAAGAAAGTTGGCTAATGCAGCTAGTTCTCGGGTTTTCAGGTGTTTGCCGGGCTAGCAACATGCTATCGCTAACTTTCTGGAATCGGTCGGAAAGCTCGCAAGTCAAGGTATCGCCGTGGAAACTGGGCGGCGCCCTGGAAAAATGGCATGGCTAGCGAGATGCTATCGCTAACTCTCTGGAAGTGGTGGTTAAAAACTCCCAAATCAAAGTATCGCCATGGAAACGGGACCGCCTTTGGTTTAAGAGCCGGCGGTGGCAGAGGGCGTGGCCCGCCGTCACGCCGTGACGCAGGACACGGCCGAGGACGAGGCGCTGGAGCCCGAGGAGCCGGTGGAGGACGGGCGTCCCTCGTCCATCCACTTGTTGAGGTTGCGGCGGCGGGCGTTCATGAAGAAGTTGCTGACGGTGGAGAGCTCCAAGCCCAGTTGCTGCGAGATGGTCACCTGCAGGTCTTTGGTGGGCCGGTGGTTCTCCCGGAAGATGGCCAGCAGGGTGCGCCGTTGCAGGTCGGTGAAGACCAGGCGGGTGCGTTTGGGCCCTTGGTTGCGTTCCAGTTTGCTCTGCTCTTGCTCCTTCCTCTTGCAAGCTGTAGGaaacacagaaagaaaatgGCCGAGGCCAGGCCACGGCGAGACGGATTAGAAAACAAAAAGTGCGGGACAAATGGATTAAGTGCGTGCGTAAAGTGGATTTGTCCAGAGGGAAAATGCTGAGCTGGGAAAAGCCGGCGTCTCCAAAAGAGACGCATCAGCAACTTGGCCGGCCCGGAAGCTTCGGAAATGGTGGCGCTTCTCGGACATTTTTTGCGTGGCTTTAACTCGCCGGCGCCGGCCGTCGACGGCCAATGGCGTGGCGTCTGCTCTTAACGGGAAGTCAGTTTACCCATtggtggacgtccaatccatttaaagctGTAGTGAGAACCTGGGTTCTCCGCAACTTGGGTCGGATGCCGATTGAGATTGAGTACCCGGAGAATACCCACGCAGTcccacagtagtagtagtatattggtggtggtggtggtggtagtagtacaagcagcagtattagtagtagtagtcgtacttGTTTAGCAGTAtattagtagttgtagtttttGTTTAGTAGTATATTGGtgggagtagtagtagttgtatttgTTTAGTgatatattagtagtagtagtagtatttgtttaGTAGTATATTGGtgggagtagtagtagtcatattTGTTTAGTGgtatattagtagtagtagtatattggtgggagtagtactagtagtagtcataTTTGTTTGGGAGTAGTATTTGCATAGTGATGTAGTTGTATTtgcgtagtagtagtggtaatagtagtatttGCAAAGTGATGTAGTAGTATTATTTGCATAGTGTAGGATTTGCATAgtgatgtagtagtagtagtagtagtatttgcatAGTGGTGTAGTATTATTTGCATAGTGGTGTAATATTATTTGCATATTGGTGTAGTATTATTTGCATAGTGGTGTAGTAGTATTTGCATCATGGTGTAGTAGTATTtgcgtagtagtagtatttgcatAGTGGTGTTGTAGTCTTAGTATTTGTATTGTGGtatatcagtagtagtagtactagtagtatttgtatagtattatattagtagtagtagtgcatGCACATTGGCTCCAATAATGCGGTGGACTCGCCTTCACTTGAGCAACGCTTGTTTTTCTGGCGGCGATTCAACTAGCGGAACAATTCTATTTTTATTGCAACATTTTGGAAGACGATCAGTAGCGTATAAgcccaacaaaaaaagcaagccGTGACCTTCAGACGCGCAACACCAAACCACCCACGGCTAcgttcaatagaaaaaaaacgggCCGACTTCTCTTCCtgcattttgaaagaaataataataatttacaacaCGGACGAGTAACATAGTGCCCGTTAGCTCATTCCGTATGCTAGCGACGTGTTGTAATGAAACAATCGCGGAGACCATTTACGACCTATTACGCAAGGGCGTGGAAGTCCGGCGAAATGGGGGTTTGGGGGGTACACCTCAGGGCCCATTTCCGGCCACGACGGCGGCCATTAAGTAAATGCTCGCTAGCGTTATAATAGCGCGTAAGAGCCTCGCCATGGGGGCGTCATAAATCCTGCCCTGTCATAAATAACCCGCATAAAGGAACCCCGCCCCCACCCCACCAATGCGGGTGTCTTATGACGGCGCTAACGGGCGCTAATTGTGATCTGGTCTTGCTGGAATGTGATGGAGAGCCCTTTAGCATCACCGCTAACAGCATCCGCCGATCCCTTCCCCCACTTCGGGGCCTCCtgccgacccccccccccctttcgtggttgcacccccccacccccgctgCTTTGTGGGCCAGCGGCTGATAGAAATTATCGATTAAACACGAGGCGCCGAGATTGGTCGGGGTTGGTTAACTCTTGCGGCACTGCGCAAAATAACAATTACCCGTGTTTTCCCTACTAAATCAAAATATGCAAATTAGATGATGCTAGTTTGTATATTAGCAAAATGCCACGTGTTAATGCCCTCTTGTGGAATGTAGTAAAGTAACCAGTATATTTTTACTCAAATAATTAGTTTTGGTACACAGTGGCGCCCTCTTGTGGTACGCAGTGGAATTACATATGTAGTTATTTGCGTTCGATGTTTCAGTtacttttatcttattcatttttattataactAGCGTTGCATCGATAATAATGCTAATATCGGTATTTACATGACAATTCtactgacccaaaatggccgccggtGATGGAAACACGCTAAAAAGAGCGTTTGTTGACATTTGTTTGTAGGGATGAGCGGAATGTGATATGTTATGTATTCGCCCTCTTGTGGTTTTTGGCAGAAGTACACTCAAATTgtgttttactttaaaaatcaaaagctacaattttttttgtcaatctgtCCGAGTGATGTGAGTGAATCACAAATAGTTTGGTTGTATTTAACGtttcaattaaaatgttgtGCTTTATCTAAACATGTAAAAACGCTGGAAAGCAAACAAATTAGTTTTTGTTTGAATATCTtgaattttggaaatatttttgggggtacatttttaataatttccgATTCTTTTTGAGGGACTTTCGTCTTCGTTTGTCACAGTTTAAGTTTGCGTATTAACTCTTTGTTTACCTTTTAAAGCCGCCATTTTGTACAAATGTAATGGCAGATATGGAAAATTAAGCAAAGTGTGCACAATTCTAACAATGTAAACATAAAATGACTATTTTCCCTTCCGTAGCATAAATGAGACGTCCCCATTTTAAACCCGATCTGCGCCTGGTTTGACGAAACGGCGTTCGGGCGGGAGAATCGAGCGAAGCGCCTTCCTGCGCATGCTAATTGCGCTCAGAAAATGGCGGCCGGGGCGAGGGAACCAGCGAAATAGCGAGCCGCTCTTTCCCATGGAAATCAATAAGCGTTTGTAATTAAACAAAAGCGAGGGAAAAACAATTTAGGCCGCCAAATTTATGATGTTTTTGCACCGGATCTAAACCCAATTAAGTATTGTTGTGCAAAATACCATAACATTGCCAGATGCTTATTCATAAGAAATATGACTTTGACATCATGTTTTGGGGCGGCAAATTTTGATCTTGGACTTTGATATACTACTAAGACATAGTAGTTAGCTCATGtgatgctaaccactttagctCACTTCATTTTTATGGTATATACATCTTTTTAgaactacttatttatgggtgcactttatggtgaaggttTAAATGTTGTGTACATACATATTGCACAAATATTCCATCTACCATAATGTTAGCTAGTTTGATATTATTAGCAAAATGCAATGCCACAATTAGCGACatggaaaaattgattaaaaatgacaattatcgatttaaaaggggggaaatcaagaaatgtaatatacatctatttctatcattttaatttcatcctaaaacagatattttttgtactgtaaaagtgttgaaatgactaaaaagaaGCCCATATTTTTACGTACTACTTTGATTTAGCACTCAaggaataccatttttttttaaatacgaaTTTTCAATGGCTCTCTCggccaaaaaggttcccgacccctggccTAGTACTTTGATTGACAGCGTTACCATGACTACTAGACTACAGATCCCATCTCTAGACCCAATCGAACAGACACTCCCCCAAAATAGGACGCCCACACGAGCCCCCATAAAAGAAGCAACCATTTTTATCTCTCACCTTCAAGTCGTAGCGACGCCATCCTCTGAAACTCGGGTTCCTGCAACCATCGTGACATCCTCTTGAAGGTCTCACGCCCAGATTTGAGCTTGGCCCAAGGTTTGGGGTTCCTCAGTAGGTCGGACAGGGTCCCCTGCGAGCGGCACAGGATGCGCTCGGCAAAGATAGCCTGCGGGATGCTATAGCGCTTCAACTCCGTGATGATCCTCTGAGCCACATCGCGGGTGTTAATCTCCTCGCCGCCACCGGGGGCGCTGTCACTTGGCGACGAGTGTGGCTGTTCCACCGTTCTCACCACTTGCTGGTGCGGGTGGTGTGTATGCGGGTGATGGTGGTGGAGATGCGGGTGTGGGTGGTGTGTAGGGTAATGCTGGTTGTAAAAATGAGCGGGGTGCCCGTCCATTTTACCCAGGGGGTGCCCCTCCACGCCCCCCAAGCCCGGGGGCGACATCTCCCTGGCAAAATCCGACGTCCTACAGAAGAGGCTCCCGCCGCCGTGGACGTCGTAGCCCGGGTGGAGCCCCCCGGTCGGGGGGCCGCCGTAGCCGTGTGGCCCCGAAGAAGGGGGCGTCAAACCCTGGCTTAGCTCTTTAGCGTACGGGTTGTACAAATTAGCGGGTAGGCCCCCCCGATCCTCGCGCATTAGCGTGAAACTCCCAATCACGTTGCTAACGGGTAAGCAGGGGTGCTGGTGATGGTGCTGGAATTTGTCGTCGAAGGGCTGTAGGGGGGTCAGGGTAGCGTAGGTGCCCCCCGAGCCCGATGGCGAGTCGCCGCCGTAGCCCAGCGCCGACATGGAGTGCTCGAAGGACGACGTTCGGGGTTCGCCGTCCGAGG includes:
- the onecutl gene encoding one cut domain, family member, like, whose product is MDGTLSEMSLHGHADLHHHHHPSAFPRPPSDGEPRTSSFEHSMSALGYGGDSPSGSGGTYATLTPLQPFDDKFQHHHQHPCLPVSNVIGSFTLMREDRGGLPANLYNPYAKELSQGLTPPSSGPHGYGGPPTGGLHPGYDVHGGGSLFCRTSDFAREMSPPGLGGVEGHPLGKMDGHPAHFYNQHYPTHHPHPHLHHHHPHTHHPHQQVVRTVEQPHSSPSDSAPGGGEEINTRDVAQRIITELKRYSIPQAIFAERILCRSQGTLSDLLRNPKPWAKLKSGRETFKRMSRWLQEPEFQRMASLRLEACKRKEQEQSKLERNQGPKRTRLVFTDLQRRTLLAIFRENHRPTKDLQVTISQQLGLELSTVSNFFMNARRRNLNKWMDEGRPSSTGSSGSSASSSAVSCVTA